One window of the Cyanobium sp. AMD-g genome contains the following:
- a CDS encoding multicopper oxidase domain-containing protein, whose translation MAPKPLSDRECPARWSRRRLLALTAAGLGVGALAGPLAGALAGSRPGTDGDGPTLPFDPTKGLRALNHGTVIRENGVPIRVFEVQARSLTVPLRRATRFKAWTLDGSIRGPNLRARTGERIRVIFHNGDSTSHSLHFHGIHPAALDGIQPVLFNKTTFYDFEAGAAGLYPYHCHVAPVTRHVGKGLFGLLIVDPIQPRAAADELVLVMGGYDLHGSGHNDLYAFNGIPHHFMEHPIEIHQNQLVRLYLLNMVELEAPLTFHIHANSFEILRRGATGEFRERSDVVTLGVAERQILEFRYPFPGRYMFHPHQDQIAEKGCMGLFEVLAA comes from the coding sequence ATGGCGCCGAAACCCTTGAGCGACCGTGAGTGTCCCGCCCGCTGGAGCCGTCGCCGGCTCCTTGCGCTGACCGCCGCGGGGCTTGGCGTCGGAGCCCTGGCCGGCCCGCTGGCTGGCGCCCTGGCCGGCAGCCGCCCGGGTACCGACGGCGACGGCCCCACCCTGCCCTTCGACCCCACAAAAGGCCTGCGCGCCCTCAACCACGGCACTGTGATCCGGGAGAACGGTGTCCCCATCCGAGTGTTTGAGGTGCAGGCCCGCAGCCTCACCGTGCCCCTGCGGCGCGCCACCCGCTTCAAGGCCTGGACCCTGGACGGCTCGATTCGAGGGCCGAACCTGCGGGCCCGAACGGGAGAGAGGATCCGGGTGATCTTCCACAACGGGGACAGCACCTCCCACAGCCTCCACTTCCATGGGATTCATCCGGCCGCCTTGGATGGAATCCAGCCGGTTCTGTTCAACAAGACGACGTTCTACGACTTCGAAGCCGGCGCCGCCGGCCTCTATCCCTACCACTGCCATGTGGCTCCGGTGACACGCCACGTGGGCAAGGGCCTGTTCGGCCTGCTGATCGTGGACCCGATCCAGCCGCGAGCTGCCGCCGACGAACTGGTGCTGGTGATGGGCGGCTACGACCTGCACGGTTCGGGACACAACGATCTCTATGCCTTCAATGGCATCCCGCACCACTTCATGGAGCACCCGATCGAGATCCACCAGAACCAGCTGGTGCGCCTCTATCTGCTCAACATGGTGGAGCTCGAGGCGCCGCTCACCTTCCACATCCACGCCAACAGTTTCGAGATCCTGCGCCGAGGCGCCACCGGGGAGTTCCGCGAGCGCAGTGACGTCGTCACCCTGGGGGTGGCGGAACGCCAGATCCTCGAGTTC
- a CDS encoding DUF305 domain-containing protein: MNDSRSTGGRTRAASRRLAALAGLGVLCLGLGTPTLAVPPTVAPPMGSGMGAGRMGAQSMDQHFIVMMIPHHDGAIAMADLALSRAKRPEIKALARRIKDSQTQENAQMRSWYRQWFGGPVPAWGGGMGHGGGMGMMGMGGTGTDVTWLKNASDIDRAFIQQMIPHHRMGVMMATMAQTNSQHPQLKALQQAMVKVQSQEIEQMAQWYRSWYGTP, encoded by the coding sequence ATGAACGATTCCCGATCCACCGGCGGCCGGACCCGGGCGGCGTCGCGCCGGTTGGCTGCTCTTGCAGGGCTGGGGGTTCTGTGTCTGGGGCTGGGGACGCCAACGCTGGCCGTGCCCCCCACCGTTGCTCCTCCCATGGGGAGCGGGATGGGTGCGGGCCGCATGGGCGCCCAGTCGATGGATCAGCACTTCATCGTGATGATGATTCCCCACCACGATGGGGCCATCGCCATGGCGGATCTGGCCCTGAGCCGGGCCAAGCGGCCGGAGATCAAGGCCCTGGCCCGCAGGATCAAGGACAGCCAGACGCAGGAGAACGCCCAGATGCGCTCCTGGTACCGCCAGTGGTTCGGAGGCCCTGTGCCGGCGTGGGGCGGCGGGATGGGCCACGGCGGCGGCATGGGAATGATGGGAATGGGGGGGACGGGCACCGATGTCACCTGGCTGAAGAACGCCTCGGATATCGATCGCGCCTTCATCCAACAGATGATTCCCCACCACCGCATGGGGGTGATGATGGCCACCATGGCCCAGACCAACAGCCAGCATCCGCAGCTCAAGGCCCTGCAGCAGGCGATGGTGAAGGTCCAGAGCCAGGAGATCGAGCAGATGGCCCAGTGGTACCGCAGCTGGTACGGAACCCCTTGA
- a CDS encoding MerR family DNA-binding protein yields the protein MPAIGRSEGGYRLFVEESLRRLEFIRRLKTLGLSLEEIQGCLAVHDAGDLPCGDIHMQLERQMERIDLHPDQGAGRTQAGTAGLAGRLAERPSQARGCDRTQSSGLKPGSRERARRWAPR from the coding sequence TTGCCGGCCATCGGTCGCAGCGAAGGCGGCTACCGGCTGTTTGTCGAGGAGAGCCTGCGGCGGCTCGAATTCATCCGCCGGCTCAAGACCCTGGGACTCAGCCTGGAGGAGATCCAGGGCTGTCTGGCGGTGCATGACGCCGGCGATTTGCCCTGCGGCGACATCCACATGCAGCTGGAGCGGCAGATGGAGCGGATCGATCTCCATCCAGATCAGGGAGCTGGGAGAACTCAGGCCGGAACTGCAGGGCTTGCTGGCCGGCTGGCAGAGCGACCCAGCCAGGCAAGGGGATGTGATCGGACCCAATCTTCAGGTCTGAAGCCTGGCAGCCGCGAACGGGCAAGGCGGTGGGCCCCAAGGTGA
- a CDS encoding alpha amylase C-terminal domain-containing protein: MFHLKTQCNVIAFHRWDRGGPGDDVVVIASFSHQPQENCIVGCPAANRWILRFNSDWHGYNAFFDGLQSADLAALPGERDGFPCQGSSGVGPYSVLIDSQ; encoded by the coding sequence GTGTTTCACCTCAAGACCCAGTGCAACGTGATCGCTTTTCACCGTTGGGATCGGGGCGGCCCCGGAGATGATGTGGTGGTGATCGCCAGTTTTTCTCACCAGCCCCAGGAGAACTGCATCGTTGGTTGTCCAGCGGCCAATCGCTGGATACTTCGCTTCAACAGTGATTGGCACGGCTACAATGCATTCTTTGATGGTTTGCAAAGCGCTGATCTTGCAGCCCTGCCCGGTGAGCGGGACGGGTTTCCCTGTCAAGGCTCTTCTGGGGTGGGGCCTTACAGCGTTCTGATCGATTCCCAGTGA
- a CDS encoding transglutaminase family protein has protein sequence MRRFNIHHLTTYSYSAPVQLGAHALRLRPREGHDLRIETSSLSIIPAATLRWHRDVEGNCLATASFREAADRLLIESNLIIQQYDRVPLDFLVDEEAVHYPFHYASKDRPILEAYLMPSGAEQPCQALLQWMSTVWQPGEIIQSYTLLKRLNLATHQRVSYRKRDEPGVQSSAETLRCGWGSCRDMAFLFMEAARGFGFAARFVSGYSFTALPPEEAGSMHAWAEVFLPGAGWKGFDPTHAGIVGDTHIPVAVARRPESVPPIAGSFGGASLLSMQVGVWVTELQGFNTPLEP, from the coding sequence ATGCGACGCTTCAACATCCATCACCTCACCACCTACAGCTATAGCGCCCCTGTCCAACTCGGCGCCCATGCACTGCGTCTTCGTCCTCGGGAGGGCCACGATCTGCGCATCGAAACCTCCTCGTTATCGATCATCCCGGCGGCAACGCTGCGCTGGCACCGTGATGTCGAGGGTAACTGTCTCGCCACGGCGTCCTTCCGTGAGGCTGCAGACAGATTGCTGATTGAAAGCAATCTGATCATTCAGCAATACGACCGTGTACCTCTTGACTTCCTTGTCGATGAGGAGGCCGTCCACTATCCCTTTCACTATGCGTCCAAGGACCGCCCCATTCTGGAGGCCTATCTGATGCCATCAGGCGCAGAACAACCCTGCCAGGCCTTGCTGCAATGGATGTCAACCGTCTGGCAGCCAGGCGAGATCATCCAGAGCTACACGTTGTTGAAGCGGCTGAATCTGGCGACCCACCAGCGCGTCTCCTACCGCAAGCGCGATGAGCCTGGCGTCCAGAGCTCCGCCGAAACGCTCCGCTGCGGTTGGGGGTCCTGCCGTGACATGGCCTTTCTGTTCATGGAGGCGGCCCGGGGTTTCGGATTCGCCGCCCGTTTCGTCAGTGGTTACAGCTTCACGGCGCTGCCACCGGAGGAAGCCGGCAGCATGCATGCCTGGGCGGAGGTCTTTCTGCCGGGGGCTGGCTGGAAGGGGTTCGATCCCACCCATGCCGGCATCGTCGGGGACACCCACATTCCCGTCGCGGTGGCCCGAAGGCCCGAGTCTGTGCCACCCATCGCCGGCAGCTTCGGCGGAGCGTCCCTGCTGTCGATGCAGGTGGGCGTCTGGGTCACCGAGCTCCAGGGCTTCAACACCCCGCTTGAGCCCTGA
- a CDS encoding N-formylglutamate amidohydrolase: MPLEPLLGPADPAVFRIVCPAGSSAVLLTADHAGRAIPRRLAGLGLKERLLDTHMAWDLGIDGLALLLSARLDAFLILHNYSRLVVDANRPPDAPDSIVSHSEAAAIAANVNLTPGERLQRLEEIFHPYHRRIGAELEARSARGQPNVLVTLHSFTPVLGAEVRPWHVGVLYGRDDRLARRIRLGLEREHGLVVGDNQPYAVSDASDYTLVVHGERRRIPHVELEIRQDLLANEAAQQAWAQCLASVLEVALAEGFPPLQSRPRFLG; encoded by the coding sequence GTGCCCCTAGAACCTCTGCTGGGGCCCGCTGATCCGGCCGTCTTCCGGATCGTCTGTCCCGCCGGTAGCTCCGCCGTGCTGCTCACGGCCGACCATGCCGGCCGCGCCATTCCCCGTCGCCTGGCTGGCCTGGGCCTGAAGGAACGGCTGCTCGACACCCATATGGCCTGGGATCTGGGCATAGACGGCCTTGCCCTGCTGCTGTCAGCGCGGCTCGACGCCTTCCTGATCCTGCACAACTATTCGCGGCTGGTGGTCGACGCCAACCGGCCACCCGACGCGCCCGATTCGATCGTCAGCCACAGCGAGGCCGCCGCCATCGCCGCCAACGTCAACCTCACCCCGGGCGAGCGGCTGCAACGGCTTGAGGAGATTTTCCACCCCTACCACCGCCGCATCGGGGCGGAGCTGGAAGCCCGCAGCGCGCGAGGCCAGCCCAACGTGTTGGTAACACTGCACAGTTTCACGCCGGTGCTCGGTGCGGAGGTGCGCCCCTGGCATGTGGGGGTGCTGTACGGCCGCGATGACCGGCTGGCCCGGCGGATCCGCCTGGGGCTGGAGCGCGAGCACGGCTTGGTGGTGGGCGACAACCAGCCCTATGCCGTCAGCGACGCCAGCGACTACACGTTGGTGGTCCACGGCGAGCGGCGCCGGATTCCCCACGTTGAGCTGGAGATCCGCCAGGACCTGCTGGCCAACGAGGCTGCCCAGCAGGCGTGGGCGCAGTGCCTCGCCAGTGTGCTGGAGGTGGCCCTGGCAGAGGGATTCCCGCCGCTTCAGAGCCGCCCACGGTTCTTAGGGTGA
- a CDS encoding transglutaminase family protein, with product MDRFQNAPPAPTQPLEIRVGFDVALRFSTATPMIVTLGVHSSRTADLLEADQLQVEPEVPLRLYVDSYGNHCHRLVAPAGVLRLRGSGLVADCGRPDPVLPWLEQQPVEELPEEALLFLLASRFCESDLLSPMAWSRFEGGPGGWGRVQAICDFVHQHVRFDYGRSSATKTALQTFESREGVCRDFAHLAIAMCRCMNIPARYCTGYLSDIEVPPPHTAMDFHAWFEAYLGDGWHVFDPRNNTPRIGRILIARGRDAADVALTTTFGPSELESFQVWTA from the coding sequence ATGGACAGATTTCAAAACGCCCCGCCAGCGCCGACCCAGCCCCTCGAGATCCGGGTGGGATTCGATGTGGCGCTGCGTTTCTCCACGGCGACCCCCATGATCGTCACCCTGGGGGTGCATTCGAGCCGCACCGCCGATCTGCTCGAAGCCGACCAGCTGCAGGTGGAGCCGGAGGTCCCCCTGCGCCTCTATGTGGATTCCTACGGCAACCATTGCCACCGGCTGGTGGCCCCGGCCGGGGTGCTGCGCCTGCGGGGCAGCGGCCTGGTGGCGGATTGCGGCCGTCCCGATCCGGTGTTGCCCTGGCTGGAGCAACAGCCGGTGGAGGAGCTGCCGGAGGAGGCGCTGCTGTTTTTGCTGGCCAGCCGCTTCTGTGAGTCCGACCTGCTCTCGCCCATGGCCTGGTCACGGTTCGAGGGGGGGCCCGGGGGCTGGGGACGGGTGCAGGCGATCTGCGATTTCGTCCACCAGCACGTGCGCTTCGATTACGGACGTTCGAGCGCGACGAAGACCGCCCTGCAGACCTTCGAAAGCCGGGAGGGGGTGTGCCGCGACTTCGCCCACCTGGCGATTGCCATGTGCCGCTGCATGAACATCCCGGCGCGATACTGCACCGGTTACCTGAGTGACATCGAGGTGCCTCCGCCCCATACAGCCATGGACTTCCATGCCTGGTTCGAGGCTTACCTCGGTGATGGCTGGCACGTGTTCGACCCTCGCAACAACACCCCCCGCATCGGGCGGATCCTGATCGCCCGGGGCCGGGATGCGGCGGATGTGGCGCTCACCACCACCTTCGGCCCATCGGAGCTGGAATCGTTTCAGGTGTGGACGGCATGA
- a CDS encoding peptidase, with product MTYCVAVLLEGGMVFASDSRTNAGLDDFASFCKMTVFERKGDRVLVLLSSGSLAGTQAVIGLLRQRAEAGDGGASVWTAQTMFEVMGLVSDAVRAIGERDGPYLEASGASFNASFLVGGQIKGEAPRLFRMYAEGNFIEAGEDTPFLQTGEAKYGKPIIDRVIHSDTTLAETAKCVLVSFDSTMRSNLSVGMPIDLLIYERDRFEITQRRRFSEGDDYFKELSREWSAGVRQVFRDLPELVW from the coding sequence ATGACCTATTGCGTGGCCGTGTTGCTGGAGGGGGGGATGGTGTTCGCCTCCGATTCACGCACCAATGCGGGCCTGGATGATTTCGCCAGTTTCTGCAAGATGACCGTGTTCGAGCGCAAGGGCGACAGAGTGCTCGTGCTGCTCAGCTCCGGCAGCCTGGCCGGCACCCAGGCGGTGATCGGCCTGCTGCGCCAACGGGCCGAAGCCGGCGATGGGGGCGCTTCCGTCTGGACGGCGCAGACCATGTTTGAGGTGATGGGCCTGGTGTCGGATGCGGTGCGGGCGATCGGGGAGCGCGATGGTCCCTACCTGGAGGCGTCCGGCGCCAGTTTCAATGCCTCTTTTCTGGTGGGTGGACAGATCAAGGGTGAGGCGCCCAGGCTGTTCCGGATGTATGCCGAGGGCAACTTCATCGAAGCCGGCGAGGACACACCCTTCCTGCAAACGGGGGAGGCGAAGTATGGAAAGCCGATCATTGACCGTGTGATCCATTCCGATACCACCCTGGCGGAAACGGCCAAGTGTGTGCTGGTGTCGTTCGACTCCACCATGCGCAGCAACCTGTCGGTGGGGATGCCGATCGACCTGCTCATCTATGAGCGGGATCGCTTTGAGATCACCCAGCGGCGCCGCTTCAGCGAGGGTGATGACTACTTCAAGGAGCTCAGCAGGGAATGGAGCGCGGGGGTGCGGCAGGTGTTCCGGGACTTGCCGGAGCTGGTCTGGTAG
- a CDS encoding esterase/lipase family protein — protein MPRHGRPAPSPPLVLIHGMWDSPAVFDPLRLQLAGRRAPLLIPHLPHRFGLTPIAEQAALLGTHIDACFGPDQPIDLLGFSMGGVIARTWIQLLGGHRRTRRLISVGSPQQGTLTAGPWPRWPLAGVADLKTDSQLLQRLNANLTTLQRVDCCSFYCEPDLMVMPAWRAVLPIGPGKNLPVRYHHQLLTHPGALEPLVMELLRPEP, from the coding sequence ATCCCGCGGCATGGTCGGCCGGCCCCTTCGCCGCCGCTGGTGCTGATCCATGGCATGTGGGACAGCCCCGCGGTGTTTGACCCGCTGCGACTGCAGCTGGCGGGTCGCCGCGCTCCGCTGTTGATCCCGCACCTGCCCCATCGCTTCGGGCTGACGCCGATCGCCGAGCAGGCGGCCCTGCTCGGCACCCACATCGACGCCTGCTTCGGCCCTGACCAACCCATCGATCTGCTGGGCTTCTCGATGGGAGGGGTGATCGCCCGCACCTGGATCCAGCTGCTCGGCGGTCACCGGCGCACCCGGCGCCTGATCAGCGTCGGCAGCCCCCAACAGGGCACCCTCACGGCCGGGCCCTGGCCCCGCTGGCCCCTGGCCGGTGTCGCCGACCTGAAAACGGACAGCCAGCTGCTGCAACGGCTCAACGCCAACCTCACCACCCTGCAGAGGGTCGATTGCTGCAGTTTTTACTGCGAGCCGGATCTGATGGTGATGCCAGCCTGGCGAGCCGTGCTGCCGATCGGTCCGGGCAAGAACCTGCCGGTGCGCTACCACCATCAGCTCCTGACCCACCCGGGGGCGCTGGAACCCCTGGTGATGGAGCTGCTGCGGCCAGAGCCGTGA
- a CDS encoding glycosyltransferase family 2 protein yields MDPVAISVLVRWLLGWALCLRLVRLPLGRTKGHPRVSVLIPARDEEGTLPNLLPALQAQSLTPLEVIVIDDHSSDRTAAIASAAGARVMQAPPLAEGWCGKTWALHHGVRASKGEILVFLDADTEPSPGFLERLVAAQQELGGLVSVQPFHRTEKAYEQLSVLFSLVGLMAVPMGPGCGVAFGPAMATSRVDYDRVGGHEAVAGKVVEDWFMGHLYEKAGLPVSAYIGDGLIAYRMYPGGFHDMVVGFAKNFATAAGEVRWLWMLAVLLWISGLFWAAWCLPAALLGWPLMGQPAVLPNLLLYLAFAVQLIALTRRVGNFAWICLVFPIPVLFFLGVFVLAILNLKRGTIEWKGRQVPTR; encoded by the coding sequence ATGGACCCTGTCGCCATCTCCGTGCTGGTGCGCTGGCTGCTTGGCTGGGCCCTCTGCCTTCGGCTCGTCCGCCTGCCCCTGGGCAGGACCAAGGGACACCCGAGGGTTTCGGTGCTGATTCCGGCCCGGGACGAGGAAGGGACGCTCCCCAACCTGCTGCCGGCTCTCCAGGCGCAGAGCCTCACCCCCCTGGAGGTGATCGTGATCGACGATCACTCCAGCGATCGCACGGCGGCGATCGCTTCGGCGGCCGGGGCCCGGGTCATGCAAGCGCCCCCCCTGGCCGAGGGGTGGTGCGGCAAGACCTGGGCCCTGCACCATGGCGTCCGGGCCAGCAAGGGCGAGATCCTGGTCTTCCTCGACGCCGACACCGAGCCTTCCCCAGGGTTTCTGGAGCGTCTGGTGGCGGCCCAGCAGGAGCTGGGGGGTCTGGTGTCGGTGCAGCCCTTCCATCGCACCGAGAAGGCCTACGAGCAGCTCTCGGTGCTGTTCAGCCTGGTGGGGCTGATGGCGGTGCCGATGGGTCCGGGGTGTGGGGTGGCCTTTGGACCGGCCATGGCCACCAGCCGGGTGGACTACGACCGGGTCGGCGGCCACGAGGCCGTCGCCGGCAAGGTGGTGGAGGACTGGTTCATGGGTCACCTGTACGAGAAGGCCGGGCTGCCGGTGAGTGCCTACATCGGCGACGGCCTGATCGCGTACCGCATGTATCCCGGTGGCTTCCATGACATGGTCGTGGGCTTCGCCAAGAATTTCGCCACCGCTGCCGGGGAGGTGCGCTGGCTGTGGATGCTGGCCGTGCTCCTGTGGATCTCCGGCCTGTTCTGGGCGGCGTGGTGCCTGCCGGCGGCCCTGCTGGGCTGGCCCTTGATGGGGCAGCCCGCGGTGCTGCCCAACCTGCTCCTGTATCTGGCCTTTGCGGTTCAGCTCATCGCGCTCACGAGGCGGGTGGGGAACTTCGCCTGGATCTGCCTGGTGTTTCCAATCCCCGTTCTGTTCTTCCTGGGGGTGTTCGTCCTGGCGATCCTGAATCTGAAGCGGGGCACGATCGAATGGAAGGGCAGGCAGGTTCCGACGCGCTAG
- a CDS encoding glycoside hydrolase family 3 C-terminal domain-containing protein codes for MPIRRDWSHLEKQARTLLGGLSLDEKLSLLDGDTPFWGGLAAIALHDISHRRPWPAGVLGRLGITGLHFVDGPRGVVLEGGATTFPAPIGRGASWDVDLEERIGAAMGQEARSFGANLFGGICVNLLRHPGWGRAQETYGEDPVHVGAMGAAATRGVQRHAIACVKHFALNSIDSARFRVDVSASERVLQELYLPQFRDCIEAGALAVMSAYNSVNGAWCGQHPHLLQEILKQRWGFRGFVLSDFIFGIRDGEAAVTAGQDLEMPFRMIFQATLPAAVAAGRVPMARIDDAVLRLLLAQASVPGGAYPESLRGCRDHQHLAREAATKSIVLLRNEGNLLPLSGTGSLAVIGPLADTANLGDRGSSDTRPAPASVVTPLAGLRAAAPELQLFPCDGHNLAKACALAARSDAAVVVVGLDWRHEGEHIHPGDLAPILGQAPPPDGLLRLVGRRRLLPLWSRLAAVAAQVTRLGSARAGGAFASGDRTRLELPAGQEALILAVAAANPRTVVVLMGGGAILCEAWRQRVPGLLLLWYPGQRGGEALADVLLGRVSPSGRMPFAVPTDASHLPAFDPRARRITYDFWHGYRRLAHLGQAAAFPFGFGLSYATFTHSDPMVQWLHGALQLSVTVANTGPMAAAEVVQVYAEPPGQAAERPRRSLVGFRRLSLQPGQSERVAIQIPLRCLAWFDASRDAFVLEGGRHRLVVARHAEDKGISVDLPLEAGVVGL; via the coding sequence GTGCCCATCCGCCGCGACTGGAGTCACCTGGAGAAGCAGGCCCGTACCCTGCTGGGCGGCCTCAGCCTGGACGAAAAACTCAGCCTGCTGGACGGAGACACACCGTTCTGGGGCGGCCTGGCGGCGATCGCCCTGCACGACATCTCCCACCGCCGCCCCTGGCCGGCCGGCGTGCTGGGACGCCTGGGCATCACTGGGCTGCACTTCGTTGATGGCCCCCGGGGTGTGGTGCTCGAAGGCGGCGCCACCACCTTCCCGGCGCCCATCGGTCGCGGGGCCAGCTGGGACGTTGATCTCGAAGAAAGAATCGGCGCAGCCATGGGCCAGGAGGCGCGATCGTTCGGCGCCAACCTGTTCGGCGGCATCTGCGTCAACCTGCTGCGCCACCCCGGCTGGGGCCGGGCCCAGGAGACCTACGGCGAGGACCCGGTGCACGTGGGCGCCATGGGGGCCGCCGCCACCCGGGGCGTGCAGCGCCATGCCATCGCCTGCGTCAAGCATTTCGCCCTCAACTCGATCGACAGCGCCCGCTTCCGCGTCGACGTGAGTGCCAGCGAGCGGGTACTGCAGGAGCTCTACCTGCCCCAGTTCCGCGACTGCATCGAGGCCGGGGCCCTGGCGGTGATGAGCGCCTACAACAGTGTCAACGGGGCCTGGTGCGGCCAGCATCCCCATCTGCTGCAGGAGATCCTCAAGCAGCGCTGGGGCTTCCGTGGCTTCGTGCTCAGCGATTTCATCTTCGGAATCCGTGATGGCGAGGCCGCCGTCACGGCCGGCCAGGACCTGGAGATGCCCTTCCGGATGATCTTCCAGGCCACGCTTCCGGCGGCGGTGGCCGCTGGAAGGGTGCCGATGGCCCGGATCGATGACGCCGTGCTGCGGCTGCTGCTGGCCCAGGCATCGGTGCCCGGAGGCGCCTACCCGGAATCGCTGCGGGGCTGCCGCGACCACCAGCACCTGGCGCGGGAAGCGGCCACCAAATCGATCGTGCTGCTCAGAAACGAGGGCAACCTGCTGCCCCTCAGCGGAACCGGCTCCCTGGCGGTGATCGGTCCCCTGGCCGACACCGCCAACCTGGGAGACCGGGGCTCCTCCGACACGCGCCCCGCACCGGCGTCGGTGGTGACGCCCCTGGCCGGACTGCGAGCGGCAGCGCCGGAACTCCAGCTGTTTCCCTGCGATGGCCACAATCTGGCCAAGGCCTGTGCCCTGGCGGCCCGCAGCGACGCGGCTGTGGTGGTGGTGGGTCTGGACTGGCGCCACGAGGGCGAGCACATCCACCCCGGCGACCTGGCGCCGATCCTGGGCCAGGCCCCGCCTCCCGATGGGCTGCTGCGCCTGGTCGGTCGCCGCCGCCTGCTGCCCCTGTGGTCGCGGCTGGCGGCCGTGGCCGCCCAGGTGACACGCCTGGGATCGGCCCGGGCCGGTGGAGCCTTCGCCTCGGGGGACCGCACCAGGCTCGAACTGCCGGCAGGGCAGGAGGCCCTGATCCTGGCCGTCGCCGCCGCCAACCCGCGCACGGTGGTGGTGCTGATGGGGGGCGGGGCCATCCTCTGCGAGGCCTGGCGCCAGCGGGTGCCGGGTCTGCTGCTGCTCTGGTACCCCGGCCAGCGGGGCGGGGAGGCCCTCGCCGATGTGCTCCTGGGACGGGTGTCACCCTCGGGGCGGATGCCCTTTGCGGTGCCCACCGATGCCAGCCATCTGCCCGCGTTCGATCCACGGGCCCGGCGGATCACCTACGACTTCTGGCACGGCTACCGGCGGCTGGCGCACCTGGGTCAGGCGGCGGCGTTCCCCTTCGGCTTCGGACTGTCGTACGCCACCTTCACCCACAGCGACCCGATGGTCCAGTGGCTCCACGGGGCCTTGCAGCTCAGCGTGACGGTCGCGAACACGGGGCCGATGGCCGCCGCGGAGGTGGTCCAGGTCTACGCCGAACCCCCCGGCCAGGCCGCGGAACGGCCACGACGCAGCCTGGTGGGCTTCCGCCGGCTGAGCCTCCAGCCTGGCCAGAGCGAGCGGGTCGCGATTCAGATTCCGCTGCGGTGTCTGGCCTGGTTCGATGCATCCCGCGACGCGTTCGTGCTGGAAGGGGGGCGTCACCGGCTCGTGGTCGCTCGCCATGCCGAGGACAAGGGGATCAGCGTGGACCTGCCGCTGGAGGCTGGGGTGGTGGGCCTCTGA